A part of Bacteroidia bacterium genomic DNA contains:
- the rpsU gene encoding 30S ribosomal protein S21, with protein sequence MIIIKIKDNENIERALKRYKKKIKNTGILQEVRERRHFEKPSITRRNEVDKAKYKEKLFQEYNQ encoded by the coding sequence ATGATAATTATCAAGATTAAAGACAATGAAAACATTGAAAGAGCGCTGAAACGCTATAAAAAGAAAATCAAAAATACAGGCATTCTGCAGGAAGTACGCGAACGCCGGCATTTTGAAAAGCCTTCTATTACCCGCAGAAACGAAGTAGATAAGGCGAAATACAAAGAAAAACTCTTCCAGGAATACAACCAATAG
- a CDS encoding glucoamylase family protein: MNIRPNYFLVLLSLFLVAACQPDTAENVTKLTDEELLDLTEKQTFQYFWDGAEPVSGLARERFHVDGVYPENDKNVVTSGGGGFGVMAIIAAMDRGYITREEGVARLEKITTFLEKADRFHGAWSHWIFGETGKVKPFSPKDDGGDIVETSYMAQGLLCARQYLMKGNAEEQALAWRMDTLWKEIDWDWYRNGKNILYWHWSPNFAWEMNFGIEGYNECLITYVLAASSPTHGVPAEVYHEGWARNGNFVGGPTKYGYTLALKHNGSPEYGGPLFWSHYSFLGLDPRHLKDQYADYWEHNRNHVLIDRQYCINNPSGYVGYGENCWGLTSSYSPNGYSGHKPEEDLGVISPTAALSSFPYTPEYSMDALRHFYNDLGDKIWGPYGFYDAFSETQNWYPQKYLAIDQGPIVVMIENHRSGLLWDLFMSCPEVKTGLDKLGFTYR; this comes from the coding sequence ATGAATATTCGTCCTAATTATTTCCTTGTACTACTTTCTTTATTCCTCGTGGCCGCCTGCCAGCCCGATACCGCTGAAAACGTGACAAAGCTGACGGATGAAGAACTTCTGGACCTCACGGAAAAACAAACTTTTCAGTATTTCTGGGATGGCGCAGAACCCGTTTCCGGTCTGGCGCGTGAGCGATTTCATGTGGACGGCGTTTACCCCGAAAACGACAAAAATGTAGTTACCTCAGGGGGTGGGGGTTTTGGGGTAATGGCGATCATTGCGGCCATGGATCGCGGATATATTACAAGAGAGGAGGGGGTAGCCCGGTTGGAAAAGATTACGACATTTCTGGAAAAAGCGGACAGGTTTCACGGCGCATGGTCGCACTGGATATTTGGAGAGACGGGGAAGGTAAAACCCTTTAGTCCGAAAGACGACGGCGGCGATATTGTGGAAACATCCTATATGGCGCAGGGATTGCTTTGTGCCCGGCAATATCTGATGAAAGGCAATGCCGAAGAGCAGGCACTTGCGTGGAGGATGGACACTTTATGGAAGGAAATCGACTGGGACTGGTATAGAAACGGGAAGAATATCCTTTACTGGCATTGGTCGCCCAACTTTGCCTGGGAAATGAATTTTGGAATCGAAGGATACAACGAGTGTCTGATCACCTATGTGCTGGCAGCTTCATCGCCTACCCATGGTGTACCTGCGGAAGTGTATCACGAAGGCTGGGCGAGGAATGGAAATTTTGTAGGAGGACCAACAAAATATGGCTATACGCTTGCGCTAAAACACAACGGCTCCCCGGAATATGGCGGTCCGTTATTCTGGTCGCATTATTCGTTTTTGGGACTGGATCCCCGCCACCTCAAAGATCAATATGCAGATTACTGGGAGCATAACCGCAACCATGTGCTGATCGACAGACAGTATTGTATCAATAATCCCAGCGGATATGTCGGTTATGGCGAAAATTGTTGGGGGCTGACTTCCAGCTATTCACCTAATGGATACAGCGGCCATAAACCGGAAGAAGATTTGGGTGTGATTTCTCCGACGGCAGCGCTGTCATCTTTCCCCTACACACCCGAATACAGCATGGACGCCCTGCGTCATTTTTACAATGACCTGGGAGACAAAATATGGGGACCGTACGGCTTTTACGATGCTTTTTCCGAGACACAAAACTGGTACCCGCAAAAATATCTTGCGATAGATCAGGGGCCCATTGTAGTAATGATAGAAAACCATCGGAGCGGTTTGTTGTGGGATCTCTTTATGTCATGTCCTGAAGTGAAAACAGGACTGGATAAACTGGGGTTTACTTACCGCTAA
- a CDS encoding S1-like domain-containing RNA-binding protein has translation MIKIGEYQTLKLEKRTESGVYLREEDSGERVLLPKKYITEDQETAGEARVFVYKDSEDRIVATTETPLLTVGQFGYLKVLQVNDTGAFMDWGLVEKNLLVPFSNQTQKMVEGRSYLVYLYEDLTTHRLVGTARFGAYLSDNAGGYLADGEAVDLIIWERSDLGVKAIVNQKYSGLIYENEIFQPLHTGDKLKGYVKLVRGDGKIDISLNPQGYASVEPNAQRILQKLSDSGGFFPVTDKSDPEEIKKHFAMSKKLFKKAIGALYKQRLIDIREDGIWRISD, from the coding sequence ATGATAAAAATTGGAGAATATCAGACATTGAAGCTGGAAAAGCGCACAGAATCAGGTGTATATCTGAGAGAGGAAGACAGCGGTGAGCGGGTATTACTTCCCAAAAAATATATAACAGAAGACCAGGAAACAGCAGGGGAAGCCAGAGTATTTGTTTATAAAGACTCGGAAGATCGCATCGTTGCTACGACCGAAACGCCGTTGCTTACGGTAGGGCAGTTTGGTTATTTGAAAGTGCTTCAGGTCAATGATACAGGCGCCTTTATGGATTGGGGTTTGGTGGAAAAAAATCTCCTCGTTCCGTTTAGCAATCAGACGCAAAAAATGGTGGAGGGCAGGTCATATCTGGTATATCTGTACGAAGACCTGACGACCCACCGGCTGGTGGGTACGGCCAGGTTTGGCGCATACCTGAGTGATAACGCAGGCGGTTACCTCGCCGACGGCGAGGCGGTGGATCTCATCATCTGGGAAAGGAGCGACCTCGGTGTCAAAGCCATCGTAAATCAAAAGTACAGTGGATTGATTTATGAGAATGAAATTTTTCAACCGCTACATACCGGCGACAAACTCAAAGGATATGTCAAACTCGTTCGCGGTGACGGGAAAATAGATATTAGTCTCAATCCCCAGGGTTATGCCTCCGTCGAACCCAATGCCCAGCGAATTTTACAAAAACTCTCCGATTCCGGCGGATTTTTCCCCGTTACCGACAAAAGCGATCCGGAGGAAATCAAAAAACATTTTGCGATGAGCAAAAAACTCTTCAAAAAAGCCATCGGCGCACTGTACAAACAGCGGCTGATTGATATTCGGGAAGATGGGATATGGCGGATAAGTGATTAG
- a CDS encoding TonB-dependent receptor, whose product MSSVLDVSLREGNTQNIKGSATIGLLASRIFLEGPIIKERTSFLISLRRSFWDFFANPIQRISQNPEVLSYNFFDVTLKINHQLNPTNVISASFYTGKDRFSTQVDESVTIDNQNFRLEEKYTLGWGNRIAMLRWTSGKANPWLSKLTLYNTIYRFDISDQLRQNSNGTIRKFFLSFQSDIQNWTIAEDLQFSITHNHTLRLGANAGMYLFTPGAFILEQDNDSTATEDRNASGFRIQTYEWNTYLEDELGLGKKIQINAGLRLNGFISGDKQVIIPQPRVSVNFDINAKTSLRGSFSRMGQFIHVLSNSTVSMPLDLWVPSTPNIGPQSGWELSAGIFRNESKYWELTLEAYYKQLKGMVEYQEGANMFMDGVSTQLANTPLWEQKVVTGKGWSYGIEGLLRKKEGRFDGWLSYSLAWHRRQFTLLNNGEPFPYKYDRRHDFDLVFHYLWKPNISFDLTWSYQSGQTGNLPVGGYAAHPWIDGFAFDDFIVFYGSRNSYRFKPYHRLDVGITLKKSRWGGTQSWKLGVYNLYNRANPFAVSVYGRPGTASVIESSLFPILPIVSYQWAF is encoded by the coding sequence TTGTCTTCGGTATTGGACGTTTCGCTTAGGGAGGGGAATACTCAGAATATAAAAGGAAGCGCCACAATTGGGCTACTTGCTTCAAGGATTTTTCTGGAGGGGCCTATAATCAAGGAACGCACCTCCTTTTTGATTTCCCTACGCCGGAGTTTCTGGGATTTTTTTGCGAACCCGATTCAACGGATAAGTCAGAATCCGGAAGTGCTTAGCTATAACTTTTTTGATGTTACCCTTAAAATAAACCATCAATTAAACCCGACAAATGTGATTTCTGCCAGTTTTTATACAGGAAAGGATCGCTTTAGTACTCAGGTTGATGAGTCTGTAACGATTGACAATCAAAATTTCCGTCTGGAAGAAAAATATACTTTAGGTTGGGGTAATCGAATAGCGATGCTGAGATGGACTTCCGGTAAAGCGAATCCGTGGCTCAGCAAATTAACGCTATATAATACAATTTATCGGTTCGATATTAGTGATCAGTTACGCCAAAATAGCAACGGAACGATCCGGAAATTTTTTCTGAGCTTTCAATCGGACATTCAGAATTGGACAATAGCAGAAGATCTTCAATTTTCCATAACCCACAATCATACTCTGCGATTAGGCGCGAATGCCGGAATGTATCTTTTTACACCGGGAGCATTTATCCTTGAACAGGATAATGACTCCACTGCGACAGAAGATAGGAATGCTTCCGGATTCCGCATTCAAACCTATGAATGGAATACCTATCTGGAAGATGAATTGGGGTTAGGAAAAAAAATTCAGATAAATGCTGGTTTAAGATTAAATGGTTTTATAAGCGGGGATAAGCAAGTAATCATCCCACAACCCCGAGTATCAGTAAATTTTGACATTAACGCAAAAACTAGTCTGAGGGGTTCTTTTTCCCGAATGGGGCAATTTATCCATGTTCTCAGCAATTCTACAGTAAGTATGCCGCTTGACCTGTGGGTACCTTCTACTCCTAATATCGGCCCTCAGTCGGGTTGGGAGTTGTCGGCAGGTATTTTTCGGAATGAGAGCAAATATTGGGAACTCACCCTTGAAGCTTATTACAAACAATTGAAAGGGATGGTTGAATATCAGGAAGGAGCAAATATGTTTATGGACGGAGTGAGTACTCAATTAGCAAATACTCCCCTATGGGAACAAAAGGTGGTAACAGGTAAAGGGTGGTCTTATGGTATAGAGGGTCTTTTGCGCAAAAAAGAAGGCAGATTTGACGGATGGTTAAGTTATAGTCTTGCCTGGCATCGGCGACAGTTTACTTTGTTAAACAACGGTGAACCATTTCCTTACAAATATGATCGCCGTCATGATTTCGATCTGGTCTTTCATTATTTATGGAAACCTAATATATCTTTTGATTTAACGTGGAGCTATCAGAGTGGGCAGACCGGGAATTTACCCGTTGGCGGTTACGCAGCGCATCCCTGGATAGACGGTTTTGCATTTGATGATTTTATCGTTTTCTATGGCTCAAGAAATAGCTATAGATTTAAACCATATCATCGTTTGGATGTCGGCATTACCCTAAAAAAATCTCGCTGGGGAGGAACTCAAAGTTGGAAGCTGGGTGTTTATAATCTATACAATCGGGCAAATCCATTTGCAGTTAGTGTGTATGGCCGTCCCGGTACAGCATCTGTGATCGAAAGCAGTTTGTTTCCCATTCTTCCTATCGTAAGTTATCAGTGGGCATTTTGA
- a CDS encoding aldo/keto reductase — protein sequence MSYGRISPAFKKDIYRQSSHFSNGSRLVCGTSGLGGVWGEIDESESVDVILYMLESGINSLDTAPSYHLAEKILGNALRQWEGEVFVSTKVGRLPAKRADECYVDYSPKAMRESLLRSLDLLGQTKASLLFLHEPHLVPTDKIEEILETLSGFRDEGLTDLLGVGGNPGERFMPHLTRQNFDVLSGFLGLDACNLSAMKTYIPRLKEENIALYAASALHMGLLGERFEEYCQNRPDNEWITHRDVDTAIAVKRLADREGIALPELALRYLFSIEEADRVVVGPTNMAQAKSIVNFWKRGGLEASLFDEISAAILSQNSR from the coding sequence ATGTCTTACGGTCGCATTTCGCCTGCTTTTAAAAAGGACATTTACCGGCAGTCATCTCACTTCTCCAACGGTTCCCGACTGGTCTGCGGAACCTCCGGATTGGGCGGTGTATGGGGGGAAATAGATGAATCAGAATCGGTCGATGTCATCCTGTATATGCTCGAAAGTGGCATCAATTCCCTCGACACGGCGCCCTCCTATCATCTTGCCGAAAAAATTCTCGGCAACGCACTCCGCCAATGGGAGGGGGAGGTATTTGTCAGTACAAAAGTCGGGCGCCTGCCAGCGAAGCGAGCGGATGAATGTTATGTGGATTATTCTCCCAAAGCCATGAGAGAAAGTCTGCTCCGCAGCCTCGACCTCTTAGGTCAAACGAAAGCATCCCTGCTATTTCTGCATGAACCACACCTGGTTCCCACTGATAAAATCGAAGAAATCCTCGAAACACTTTCGGGTTTTCGTGACGAGGGCCTTACCGACCTGTTGGGGGTCGGCGGAAATCCCGGCGAAAGGTTTATGCCGCATCTCACCCGGCAAAACTTTGACGTTCTTTCCGGATTCCTCGGGCTCGACGCCTGCAATCTCAGCGCGATGAAAACCTATATTCCCCGGCTAAAAGAAGAAAACATCGCCCTTTACGCTGCCTCCGCCCTGCATATGGGGTTGCTCGGGGAAAGATTTGAAGAATACTGTCAAAACCGACCTGACAACGAGTGGATCACCCATCGCGATGTTGACACCGCCATAGCCGTAAAACGACTGGCTGACCGCGAAGGAATAGCTTTGCCCGAACTTGCCCTTCGCTATCTTTTTTCCATAGAGGAGGCCGATCGGGTAGTGGTGGGGCCGACCAATATGGCGCAGGCAAAATCAATTGTCAACTTTTGGAAAAGGGGCGGGCTGGAAGCATCATTATTTGACGAGATATCTGCTGCGATTTTGAGTCAAAATTCCCGATAA
- a CDS encoding glucoamylase family protein, which translates to MKNFRLPVFLVSLLIFVWSCKKDPVVPPADKLQLSSLKVGTKDISFTNTVNDVPLDQPVVARFAVALDVSSVTGNVLLYKNDSELIPLTYNFLDNNKTISAKPAADLLPNTPYKIVLTDQIKGENGETFDGLTGNFNTLTLPLILRSASVDGQSLQQSGRITGVEFIYNIEVVFSEPVDLTAFREKLRVTEKGVLKDFSLTYMPDSNNAFILTPASPVASFSVNELKINPGLLSLSGSSFTTGLTKKFYAKADTTPKFPVITDEALLTLVQEQTFKYFWDFAHPVSGLSRERNTSGDIVTSGGSGFGLMSILVGIERGFITRQEGVDRLEKIVNFLATADRFHGAWSHWLNGNTGKVVPFSPDDNGGDLVETSYMAMGLLTVRQYLNDQNLQENDLISKINLLWESIEWDWYTQGGQNVLYWHWSPNFGWVKNHKITGYNEALITYVMAAASPTHSISPAVYQNGWAQNGAMANGNTYYSNYLLPLGPDYGGPLFFEQYTFLGINPTNLTDAYANYWQQVVNHTLINREYCIRNPQKFVGYSDQCWGLTASDNHQGYSAHSPTNDLGVITPTAAISSIPFTPTESMDAIRYFYYVLGDKLWGQYGFYDAFNLTESWTATSYLAIDQGPEIVMIENYRSGLLWNLFMSCPETQSGLTKLGFTY; encoded by the coding sequence ATGAAAAATTTCCGCCTCCCCGTATTTCTGGTTTCTCTACTTATCTTTGTCTGGAGCTGCAAAAAAGATCCGGTTGTACCGCCGGCTGACAAACTTCAGCTTTCTTCACTGAAAGTCGGAACAAAAGACATTTCCTTTACTAATACAGTAAACGATGTGCCACTGGATCAGCCGGTTGTCGCAAGATTTGCGGTTGCACTGGACGTCTCATCCGTAACGGGTAATGTACTTTTATATAAAAATGACTCCGAACTTATTCCGCTTACGTACAATTTTCTCGACAACAATAAAACCATCTCAGCAAAGCCAGCGGCTGATCTTCTGCCCAATACTCCTTACAAAATTGTACTGACAGATCAGATCAAAGGGGAAAATGGCGAAACCTTCGACGGACTTACCGGAAACTTTAACACATTGACGCTTCCGTTAATTCTGCGATCTGCCAGTGTTGATGGACAGTCGCTCCAGCAAAGCGGGAGAATCACAGGCGTGGAGTTTATTTACAATATAGAGGTGGTGTTTTCCGAACCGGTGGACCTTACAGCTTTCAGGGAGAAACTTCGGGTAACCGAAAAGGGTGTGCTGAAAGATTTTTCCCTGACTTATATGCCGGACAGTAATAATGCCTTTATTTTAACACCGGCAAGCCCTGTAGCTTCTTTTTCCGTGAATGAACTGAAAATCAACCCGGGACTTTTATCCCTGTCCGGGAGTTCGTTTACCACTGGACTAACCAAAAAATTTTACGCAAAAGCAGATACCACGCCCAAATTTCCTGTTATCACTGACGAAGCTTTGCTTACGCTTGTGCAGGAACAAACCTTCAAATATTTCTGGGACTTTGCCCATCCGGTTAGCGGCCTTTCCCGGGAGCGAAATACGTCCGGAGATATTGTGACTTCCGGTGGATCGGGCTTTGGCTTGATGTCGATTTTGGTTGGAATCGAAAGAGGTTTTATTACCCGGCAGGAAGGCGTTGACCGGCTGGAGAAGATTGTCAATTTCCTTGCTACCGCAGACCGTTTTCACGGTGCATGGTCTCACTGGCTCAATGGTAACACAGGAAAAGTCGTACCATTTAGCCCGGATGATAATGGCGGCGATCTGGTAGAAACCTCTTATATGGCAATGGGGCTGCTGACTGTAAGACAATATCTAAACGATCAGAATCTGCAGGAAAATGATCTGATCAGTAAAATCAATTTGTTGTGGGAATCCATCGAATGGGACTGGTACACACAAGGTGGGCAAAATGTGCTTTACTGGCACTGGTCTCCCAACTTTGGCTGGGTGAAAAACCACAAAATTACTGGCTACAACGAAGCATTAATTACTTATGTGATGGCCGCGGCTTCTCCCACACATTCGATTTCGCCCGCTGTGTATCAAAATGGCTGGGCGCAAAATGGCGCCATGGCCAATGGGAATACCTATTACAGCAATTATCTGCTTCCGCTGGGACCAGACTATGGCGGCCCATTATTTTTTGAACAATATACCTTTCTGGGTATAAATCCGACCAACCTGACCGATGCCTACGCCAATTATTGGCAGCAGGTAGTCAATCATACCCTGATCAACCGGGAGTACTGTATCCGAAATCCGCAGAAATTTGTGGGTTACAGTGATCAATGCTGGGGGCTTACGGCGAGTGACAACCACCAGGGTTATTCTGCGCATTCTCCCACCAACGATCTCGGGGTGATTACGCCAACTGCGGCTATCAGTTCTATTCCTTTTACACCTACGGAATCTATGGACGCCATCCGCTATTTTTATTATGTGCTGGGGGACAAATTGTGGGGACAATACGGGTTTTATGATGCCTTTAACCTGACAGAATCGTGGACTGCCACTTCCTATCTGGCAATCGATCAGGGACCGGAGATTGTGATGATCGAAAATTACCGGTCCGGCCTCTTGTGGAATCTTTTTATGTCGTGTCCGGAGACTCAAAGCGGCCTTACCAAACTGGGATTTACCTATTAA
- a CDS encoding DUF4249 family protein has product MNNYYWILICIIIGATIIGCERTVPITPPPYESVLVVNGFIEADKPWDVFVSQSQSYYQSPDNLSLQGIKMQIISTSDTIYPMPLGNSSLFTSDTILPQVGEMYLINAFLTGFPIVSAKLKIPCPGKIEYAEIADSVTVNSNGQFMDQLSVYILDPQPDIANYFFLYFFALDTLSGIKTPMEWQTDNPMVEFSSRLAFPDRNNQLTIYQDLRFFSDKLLNDSIFKLDFFLPGSRLDFIKNYHQQWVIRLGTTDSAFYKYYQTFEQQKNTFSDPFSEPTPVYTNIEGGLGIWAGFATDSFTSIFE; this is encoded by the coding sequence ATGAATAATTATTATTGGATATTAATCTGCATTATTATTGGGGCAACAATTATAGGTTGCGAAAGAACCGTACCCATTACACCTCCGCCTTACGAGTCTGTATTAGTCGTTAATGGCTTCATTGAAGCGGATAAACCCTGGGATGTTTTCGTTAGTCAGAGTCAGAGTTACTACCAATCTCCGGACAATCTTTCGTTGCAAGGTATAAAAATGCAGATAATATCTACCTCCGATACCATTTATCCTATGCCTTTGGGAAATTCAAGCCTTTTTACATCCGATACCATTCTTCCTCAAGTAGGAGAAATGTATTTGATAAACGCTTTCCTGACAGGCTTTCCGATCGTATCTGCCAAGCTAAAAATTCCCTGTCCCGGGAAAATAGAATACGCTGAAATCGCGGATTCGGTAACGGTAAATAGTAATGGGCAGTTTATGGATCAGCTCAGTGTATACATATTGGATCCCCAACCCGATATCGCTAATTATTTTTTTCTATACTTTTTCGCTTTAGATACTTTGTCTGGAATAAAAACGCCTATGGAATGGCAAACAGACAATCCTATGGTTGAATTCAGCAGCAGGTTGGCATTTCCAGACAGAAACAACCAGTTGACAATTTATCAGGATTTGCGTTTTTTTTCAGATAAACTGCTAAATGATAGCATTTTCAAGCTTGATTTTTTTCTACCTGGTTCCCGGTTAGATTTTATTAAAAATTATCACCAACAGTGGGTCATACGATTGGGTACAACTGACTCCGCTTTTTACAAATACTATCAAACCTTTGAACAACAGAAGAATACATTCTCTGATCCTTTTTCAGAACCAACACCCGTATATACGAATATAGAAGGTGGGCTGGGTATTTGGGCCGGATTTGCTACGGATAGTTTTACCAGCATTTTTGAGTAA
- the fucP gene encoding L-fucose:H+ symporter permease, producing the protein MENPSKKIPVIASALLVPFVLITSCFALWGFANDITNPMVKAFSKIFLMSNFQGSLVQFAFYGGYFAMAFPAAIFIKKFSYKSGILVGLGLYALGAFLFIPASIAGMFGPFLIAYFILTCGLSFLETSANPYILSMGDTKTATQRLNLAQAFNPLGSLLGMWTAKEMIVAKLNPADYAAREMMPKEQFDLVKMADLAIVRNPYVVIGLVILVMLVVIAVVKMPRDQESGKNLNIMGSLERLFSLKRYREGVIAQMFYVGAQIMCWTFIIQYGTEIFVGKGMAEQDAEVLSQQYNIYAMIIFATSRFICTFLLKYIRPGVLLMWLAIGGMLLTLSVIFVGGMAGLYSLVGVSACMSLMFPTIYGIALEGTGDDAKFGAAGLIMAILGGSVMPPLQALIMDSGSFGQISGVRISFALPLICFCVIAVYGYRVFTHHMRENIV; encoded by the coding sequence ATGGAAAACCCGTCCAAAAAAATTCCTGTCATTGCGTCGGCCCTGCTGGTGCCATTTGTCCTGATTACTTCGTGTTTTGCCCTTTGGGGATTTGCCAATGATATCACCAATCCAATGGTGAAGGCGTTTTCGAAGATATTTTTGATGAGCAATTTCCAGGGGTCGCTGGTGCAGTTTGCTTTCTATGGGGGATATTTCGCCATGGCATTTCCTGCGGCGATTTTTATCAAAAAATTTTCCTACAAATCGGGAATCCTGGTAGGATTGGGCTTGTATGCATTGGGCGCTTTTTTGTTTATCCCGGCGAGTATTGCGGGTATGTTTGGGCCATTTCTGATTGCCTATTTTATTCTTACCTGCGGACTTTCCTTCCTTGAAACCAGCGCCAACCCCTACATCCTTTCAATGGGCGATACAAAAACCGCCACCCAAAGACTAAATCTCGCCCAGGCATTTAATCCGCTGGGTTCTCTGCTGGGAATGTGGACAGCGAAGGAGATGATCGTCGCAAAATTGAATCCCGCAGATTATGCCGCAAGGGAAATGATGCCGAAAGAGCAGTTTGATTTGGTGAAAATGGCTGACCTGGCAATTGTGAGAAATCCGTATGTGGTGATAGGCCTGGTGATTCTTGTCATGCTGGTGGTTATCGCTGTGGTAAAAATGCCGCGTGATCAGGAAAGCGGCAAAAACCTCAATATTATGGGGAGTCTGGAGCGGTTGTTTTCACTGAAAAGATACCGGGAAGGCGTGATTGCCCAGATGTTTTATGTAGGAGCGCAGATCATGTGCTGGACGTTTATCATTCAGTACGGCACCGAAATCTTTGTGGGAAAAGGAATGGCCGAGCAGGACGCTGAGGTACTTTCGCAGCAATACAATATTTATGCGATGATCATATTTGCCACCAGCCGGTTTATCTGCACGTTTTTGCTGAAATATATTCGTCCGGGTGTGTTGCTGATGTGGCTGGCTATCGGTGGAATGCTATTGACGCTGAGTGTGATTTTTGTCGGTGGAATGGCAGGTCTTTATAGTCTGGTAGGCGTATCGGCCTGTATGTCGCTGATGTTTCCCACCATTTACGGGATTGCTTTGGAGGGAACGGGAGATGACGCCAAATTTGGTGCAGCGGGGTTGATCATGGCGATTTTGGGTGGTTCTGTCATGCCGCCGTTGCAGGCATTGATTATGGATTCCGGTTCATTTGGCCAAATTTCAGGTGTACGTATATCTTTTGCGCTTCCATTGATATGTTTTTGCGTAATTGCGGTGTACGGATATCGGGTGTTTACCCATCATATGAGAGAAAATATAGTATGA